The nucleotide sequence TGTTGGCATCGATGCGGCAAGGGACGAGATAATTAAGAAGCTcatggatggggatggggatgtgcCTGAGCAACAATTGAAGATTCTCTCCATTTAGGGAATTGGAGGACTTGGCAAAACAACTGTTGCCAAAGTTGTGCATCAGGGGCTTCAAGAAAAATTCATGCTCAAGGCTTTTGTTTCGGTGGGTCAGAAGCCCGATGTGAAGAAAGTTCTCAGGGACATTTTCCTTGAGCTTGACAAGGAAGGCTACAGGAAATCCAATGCACAAACGTTGGATGAGAAGCAGCTCATAGTAGAACTCCGAGAATTACTTGAGAATAAGAGGTACGCACCAACCACCTATTAATTACCGGAGTTTATTTTATCTCGGACAGTATCTTCAAGTTTGTATTCATTGACTTTCAGGAAATACAGCTCAACGCCATCACTAATAACTGTATTGAGCACCCAAAATATGATCAAATTATGGAAATAAGTGATCACGTGTTGACATGGATGTCACCCAAATTAAATACAAAAGAATTGCCATTCATCCTTTTGTTATTAGTGCATATGTATCATCAATTCCGCATACATAGCTTTGTCTTGAGTATATTGAAGACACGAATTAGGGGCAACTGGATTGTTGTCTTTGAGTTGTGTCTTGTGTACAATTTGGATAGTAGGTATTGATTCCAAtgtatttttagattacaaaataCCTTCTGTCTTAATCTTTTCATGCCTGTATCATATGGGTCTGGAACAACGACATCCATTTTTTCCAATGCTCCATGAAAAGTATGTACACTAAACATGAGTTTAAACTTAGATTTTGAAACTAAATTTGATATCACAAGAGATATTATTTATTTTGAAATGAAATTAACCAGAACTAGAGTTCCAACCAGTAAGATAACATCGGTAAACTAACACACATGTCAATATATATTTATCTTGCAGTAGTAGCCATATTCCTTTGATTTATTGGCTTATATGTTAATTGCTGTATTAAGAATAGTACTGCAATTTTTGGATGGTCTTCCACATAGCTGCcatatttttttaatacatgtaTTCTGCACAAGTCCTAATTACTAATTTCATGCCTATGGTGATCTGATGTGGATAGGTACTTTATTGTTATTGATGATATATGGGACGCAGAAGCATGGGAAATAATCAATTGTGCTTTCAAGGATAGTAACTGTGGAAGTAAAATAATCACAACTACCCGTAGTTTCGAAGTAGCCAGAAAGTCCGGTGAGGCTTACCAGCTAAAGCCACTTTCTCCCGGCAACTCTGAAAAATTATTGTATATGAGATTATATGGTGGTAGAAGCAAATGCCCTTTTGATCATCCGGTTGAGATATCTGAAAAGATTATACAGAGATGCGGTGGTGTACCATTAGCTATCCTTACAATAGCTAGTTTATGAGATGGTAAAGAGAAAGAGGATTGGTCTAAGGTCTATGACTCAATTGGTTTTGGGCACGGAAAAAACCAAGTTGTAGACAATACAAGAAAGATACTGCTATTTAGCTATTATGATCTACCCTATTACCTGAGACCTTGTTTGTTGTATCTAAGCATATATCCAGAAGACTACACGGTCAAAAAAGAAACTTTGATCTGGAAGTGGTCAGCAGAAGGGTTTATCAAGGAGGAACCGGGGATAAGGCAATATGAGCTTGGAGAGAGATACTTCAGTGAGCTGGTGAATAGAAGTATGATACAACCCATCTGGGGCGGTTATGGCTCATGTTTCGTGACTGGTTGTCGTGTCCATGATCTTGTGCTTGATATGATATCTCTATTGTCAAATGAAGAGAATTTTGTTAGGGTATGGGATGTTAATGATCAAAGGATATCTTGCCAAAGTAATGCTCGTAGGTTAGCCATCCAAAAGAGAGTCTTGGAGCAGGATGACTCTCTGGCTAACATGTGCACCCCACAATTGAGGTCATTCAGTGCCATCGGATGTGATATTCATGTGATGCCATCACTTACAAGTTTTGGAGCTTTACGTGTCCTAGATATGGAAGATTGTAGTTTTAATGGAGATGGCAGTTATCATCTGGACCATCTTGGGAGTTTACTCCATTTGAGGTACCTGGGATTGTGGAGAATAGATAAGGTACCTGAAAAAATAGGGAATCTGAAGTTTTTGCAGACACTGAACTTGATATATACTGGGAATGGGATAAAAGAATTGCCACAAAGTTTTGGTCTGTTAAGGCAACTCAAGCGCTTGCATTTTGAAGTCGCTGAAGGAATAGTTGGGATGCATTTGCTGGGGAACCTAACATCATTGGAAGATCTACGGTTGACATTTGACACTTGGTCTCCTGAGTTTGTAGTAGAGCTGCGCAAGCTGACGATGCTGAGGAATCTCAACCTTAGCATTATGTCTCACAAAGGCATGGATGATAGCCAGGTGAAAGCTCTGGTGAAGTCTCTTGGCAAACTGAAAGAGACCCAAATTCTGGGCATTTACTTTGGGGGTTATGTGAGTATTGGACCCCAAGGGTGGGAAGGTTATGTACCACCTCAACAGCTCCGTGAATTCTTGATAAGAACGGAGAAGGACATGTTGCCGGCGTGGATAAACCCGTCACTTGTTCCGAACCTCACCAATTTATGGTTCAATCTGAAGGAAGTGAAGGCGCGGGATATGGAGATCCTTGGGAGTTTCCCAGAGCTCGTTACTCTACGGTTGACTGATCTGCTTCTGGGGTTGAGCGAGTCGCAGGACTTTCTCCCAGACGTCATGGGGGGGTTATTCCCCAAGTTGAGGTACTTTAGCACACCTGCACCGCTGAGGTTTCTGGAGGGAGCGATGCCGAGCCTTGAATCCCTTGATTACTGTTATCTCGAAGTGGATCAGTTGAAGCGTGACAGCAGCTTTGTGTTTGAGTTTGGTAGCTGGGAAAACCTCCATTCACTCCAGAAAGTGGAGGTTTATTTCTATTCAGATgcagctcaagagaagaaggacgAAGCTGTGGTTGCGCTGGAGCTCGCAGCCAACCAACATCCCAACCGTCCTAATCTTACGGTCAGCAAATACCGAGTGTGAGTACAAGCATACTTCTAACTGAGTTTAAGTAGTTTTCATGTTTACACGCATCTGTCTCTCTCACCAAACAAAACTGGGAGATGTATGTGCCCAATATGTCCAATATATATCCTTTACAGCTCTGTTTGAACTCTATTTGCAGGTGGGAGAAGCCAATTGAGTAATTGTCGTCAAGACATTAATGGAGTACCAACTACACTTTGTTTCCAGGCAAGCTCCTCCTTGATCGATCTTCACTTCAACTATTATCTCTCTGCACCTGCAGCTGATGAATGGCGGGCACCAAGAGCTTCTACCACTACTTAATCTATGCACCAAGAgctacttttcttttctttttctccaaGCTCTAGGATTGTAATAAGCTACCTTTCATTCTTTACGCGACGATGCTATCAGGTTTTTGTCCCATGGTTCAGCAGCAATGGATGCGAGCAGTGGGTTTCCTGATAGTGTGCAAAACTCATTACCCCTTTCCCTTTTGCTGCTTGGCAGTTTGTTGTTTTTGCAATGGGTCTCGGTAGGAAAATTTTACTTATCATTCAACTAGAGTACATTGTACATCTATTAAAGAGTGGCCTAGTGCCTCAGAAATATTGACTGTCACAATGGCGAGGGTGCCAGAAACGTTTGCTTTACAGTCTCCACGTTTTAAGTAACACCCTTGCTAATGTGTACATGTTTCAGGTGCGTTTAGTTTGTTTCCCAGCATTAATTCAACTGCAGTTTGTATCCTCACATTTTTAGGATTGTTTTCTTCCTCACACAGCCATAGAACTGTTTTTGCTTTTTTTTCGAGAAGGGGATCATCTCGGCCTCCACATCACCGTGATGCAGACCCATAGAATTGTTTTGTTTTTGGAATGAAAGTTTCGCTTCTCGAATCAGTGTTTTGCCTGTGGATGTCAATTAGAGTTCTGCACACTTGCGAAGTTGACTGAACAAGTAGCTCTGCCTCTGCTGCTACACTACATGCACAACCAGAAACTGCAAATTCAGTTTGATCTCAAAATGTACATCGTCTTCCAGAAATCTGAGATAGTACACCAGAGTATTACTTTCAAAACAAGAACCATATAGTTTCAACTCAAAATGTACATCGTCTTCCAGAAATCTGAAAAACGAAAATCCTGAAGGCATACTACGAGGGAAATATATATACAGACGAGGGGGAAACGAGAGCGCGGAAATAGTTATTCACAACAATTATTTGCCACCAACCAGAATTCAGAGATACACCAGAGTAATACTTTCATAATAAGAACCAGAACTAGTGTAGTTTCAGCTAAAAATCGACATCGTCTTCCAGAAATCTGGAAAAAAAATCCTGAAAGCAATACTACGAGGGAAATATATAAACAGATGAGTGGAAGAAGAGAGCGCGAAAATAAGTATTCACAACAACCGTTTGCTTGAATAAAGCCCCCGCATAATCGATGCCTAGCAATTGCATCTGGAGTAATGTATGACACATAAAAGTATATTTGAAACCACCGTAGATGCAAGACAAGTGACACCGCGCTCATATACAGAAACAGAACGACCCATACAGATATTATAAGAAAAGTAGAAGCACGGAGACAGAAAGGAGTATTTGTAAATACTTGTGAATTCAGATTGCAGTTGATTCCCAGGAAACATGTACACCAGAAAAGGATAAAAGGCTAAGGGCTTCTGCAAACCACTAATTAACTGGGGAGAAATAGAACCGCCACCTAACTAACATTCCTCTGTCATCTCTACCATGCAAAAAAGTATCTCTCAGCCATACCcaaagatttaagagagaaaatttCCATCTCTCTATCAACATCCTATTTAAATGAATTTTTTATGCGAGAATCTACCCCTAATCAAAATTTTGAGCCCATGAACTACAGCCGCAAATTACCCATACTCAGGTTTCAGCACCCACGTTGCGCCGCCTGCGCCCCTTTGCAAAGTTGCTATCTCCTTGAGCAGGTTCTTGAACACCAGCATATCCTTTGGTTGTATGCGGTTCTTGAAATGTTCCGTCAAGCTCGTCGAGCTGGCGGAGCCACCATTCCGTTGTATGAAGGTGCACAACTGGCGGATCAGGACCTCAGGCTGCACGATCATGTTCCTACTGGAAGAAGAGTTTGATGAGCGCCCGTTCTCTGTCGAGCCTGGTCTCTGGTTGGAAGCGGAGCCCAGGCTGAGCTGATGTTCCAGTGCATCTGAAGCTGCCCCCTCTCGCGTTCCACGCATCTTAGCCAGAAGCTCGGCGGAGGACAGCGCTTTTCCATGTAGAGCGCCCACCTGAAGACTTTGAACTCTGCTGCTGCTTGAACCTTCTGATGGCTGCGAAGAACTAACCAGCTGGGTGTTGAGTGTTGACCCAAATTTCCTGCGGACAGAGGACGGCGCCCCGGCAGCACCGGCTCTTCCTGTCCATGTGGGAACAGCAAAATCATCACGGCTTCTGAGCATCCGTGATTGGCGTAAAGCCTCGGCTGCCCTTTGTGCCACCTGTGAAGCCTCTGCTTCTAGCCGCAGCTTCTGATCGTCGTTAGCACTCATTATGGCATCATGATTTATAGCACTCTGTGCAAGTACAAAATTGAGGGTTATTTACAAAATATTGAACAGAAAAAAAAGGCTGGGATCAGCACATATTACTTACATGAACGCCCTGGCCATCAAAAAGACTCTTCAAAATGTTGGATTCTTCATCCGCTTGGTCAGATCTAAGGTCTGATTTCCCATCTCCATCAACAGATGGTTCAGCCTCTGCGCTGGTCGGTAAAGCTGAAGATCGCTCGCCTCGCTCCTCGCCATCTGGAGCACCGATGTTCACATCTTCAGACAGTTGGCCAAAAATGTTTGATGTTTCAGTTGAACCATTCTTGTCATCATCTTGCAATGTGAATAAATCTTTCATGTCTCTGGCTTTAAAGAACCTCCTTTGCTGAGGGTTTTTCAGTACTTTGTTTGTGAGAAAATGCTTGTATATCTGTCGATGGTAGACTTTCTCCTCTATCGTCCCACGTGTGATCAACCTG is from Triticum aestivum cultivar Chinese Spring chromosome 3A, IWGSC CS RefSeq v2.1, whole genome shotgun sequence and encodes:
- the LOC123060202 gene encoding disease resistance protein Pik-2 isoform X1; this encodes MIQPIWGGYGSCFVTGCRVHDLVLDMISLLSNEENFVRVWDVNDQRISCQSNARRLAIQKRVLEQDDSLANMCTPQLRSFSAIGCDIHVMPSLTSFGALRVLDMEDCSFNGDGSYHLDHLGSLLHLRYLGLWRIDKVPEKIGNLKFLQTLNLIYTGNGIKELPQSFGLLRQLKRLHFEVAEGIVGMHLLGNLTSLEDLRLTFDTWSPEFVVELRKLTMLRNLNLSIMSHKGMDDSQVKALVKSLGKLKETQILGIYFGGYVSIGPQGWEGYVPPQQLREFLIRTEKDMLPAWINPSLVPNLTNLWFNLKEVKARDMEILGSFPELVTLRLTDLLLGLSESQDFLPDVMGGLFPKLRYFSTPAPLRFLEGAMPSLESLDYCYLEVDQLKRDSSFVFEFGSWENLHSLQKVEVYFYSDAAQEKKDEAVVALELAANQHPNRPNLTVSKYRVWEKPIE